The Polaribacter sp. HaHaR_3_91 genomic sequence TCCTTCTTTAGCATAGATTCTAAACACTCCATCATCCGAAGAAAAAGTACCTTTATTAGTTTTTAGGTTGATGATGTTCACATTCTTGACAGTACCCAAAGAGTCTACAACTTTACCTGAAATTAAGGTTTGCCTTTCTTGGGATAAAGAGGTGCATGTTACAAAAAATAATAAAAATTGAAGTAGATTTTTTTCCATGCACAGCTGTTTTATTCTTCTTTTATGATTTCTAAATACGGAACACTTTCTTTCTGAAATATTTCTATAAGTTTTAAAACTTTATTTTCGTTATATATTTTATCGAGATCTAAATAATCACAATAATCTAAAAAATGATAATATTTTTCCTTAGGGATTTTTAATTTTTCAAAGAAAAAATCTTCACCAAGTTCTAGTAATATTTTGTTTCCCAATGCTTTTTTACGATCTAACTTTGCGTCTAGTAATTGTGTTTTTTCGAATTTTTTAGAAGAAAAAAGACTTCCAATTAGTCCAGCAGCATTAAGTCCTGAGTAAGAATTGGCAACGGTATTTACTACTTTAGATTTTGCTCTATCATTAGCATCAATTCTATGATCTTTTAACGAGAAGTCTACATTAGAAAAATCCATATTACTTTTTAATAAAGCGTATTTTTCTTCAGTAGGTATGCTTTTAACATCTACCGCCAATCTACCAATTAAGTCATGTCTTTTTAATTCGAATGCATCCAAAACATAGGTATTTGGTTTTAGTATAATAATAAGCGCTTTATTTTCTATAATTTGCGGAGTAATCTTTATCTTTTGTGTGATGTGTTGTATGGATGAAATTCTTAAAGTATCTCCTTTTTTAGCATAGATTTGAAAACGCCCAGAATCCGAAGAAAATGTACCTTGATTGGTATTTAGGTTGATAATATTTGCATTTTTTACAATGCCAAGAGAATCTAAAATTCTACTAGAAATTAACGTCCCATTATTTTGAGACAACGAGGGGAGTGTTATAACAAATAAGAAAATAGTAAGTAGTTTTTTTTCCATTCAATAGGGTTATTGGTTCGTTAAGTAGAGTTCTTCGTCAACTATTCGTTTAGGAAATAGTTTGCTTTCTCTCATTAATAACTTAAGCACATCTAATTTGTTTTCTCTCTTAAAAATGCGAATGATATTTTTATCTATACAATCATTTAAAAACTGATTGATATAGATTTTTTCAATTTTTAAATCTGTGATAAAAAAGTCATCGGTAAAATAGTCTCTTACTTTTTTAAGTTCCGTATCTTCTAAAGCCATTTCCTTTAGTTGTTTTTCTCTTTTTGCATTTCCGTTTAATATATTTATTAAATTGTCTAAATTAACAGAAGCTCCAGATTGAAATTTTACAATAGATTTATCTTTTTTTGCTTTTACATTAGCATAGGGTAAATTTAAGAATTTTGCGTCTACGACGATACCATTATTTTGCAGTATTTCTGGATCTTGGTAAAAAATACTACGTTGTTTCTCTAATACCATTTCTTTTAAAACAACCGTTTCTTCTTCTAATGGAATGCTTATTCTTTTGGTTGAAAGCATTTTGTCTGTAATAATAATATGCTTGTCTATATATTTTAAATGAGAGTAATATAAAGTATCTCCTACTTTAACAGGTATTTCAAAAAAACCATTGGTATTGGTAATCGTACCAATACTTGTATTTTGGTTAATGATATGAACATCTGGAATAGCCAAACTATCTAAAACAGTTTTACCAGTTAGGTTAGTTCTTTTTTCTTGAGCTTCTAAGGATAGAAAACTTATAAAAAAGGCAAGAAAAGTAATCGCTTTTGACATTAATACAAAGTAAAGAAGTACGTGTCTTAAAACTCTATTAAGAGAATTGTAAACTTGTGTTAAAATGAATAGTTAAATTCTTATTTTTGGACTATGAAAAAAATGATTATTGCAAGTACATCAACAGTACACGGAAGTAGCTATTTAGAATATTTATTACCTACTTTAAAAACACATTTTAAGGAAGTAAAACAATTACTATTTATTCCATATGCAAGACCAAGCGGAATTAGTTATGACGAGTATACTACAATAGCAAAAAATGCTTTTTCAAATATTAATATTGATGTAAAAGGAATCCATGAATTTGACAATGCTAAAGAAGCAATTCAAAATTCTGAAGCTGTTTTTACTGGAGGAGGAAATACTTTTGAGTTGGTCAATCAATTGTACAAAAACGATGTATTATCAACTTTAAAGCAAGTGTTAGATAACGGTACTCCGTACTTAGGTACAAGTGCCGGTAGTAATATTTGTGGTATAAATATGAAGAATACCAATGATATGCCAATTGTGTATCCACCTAGTTTTACAACTTTAGGATGTATTCCTTTTAATATAAATGCGCATTATTTAGATCCTATTGAAGGTTCTACTCACATGGGAGAAACAAGAGAAACACGTATCAAAGAGTTTCATGTTTTTAACGAAACTGCAGTTTTAGGTCTGCGAGAAGGAAGTTGGTTAGAAGTTATTAATGATGATATTTTTTTAAGAGGTAAATTGACTGCCCGTTTGTTTGAACAAAATAAGCAGCCAATAGAATTAAAAAGTGGGGGATTAATTAAATTTTAATCATTTTATACCATAGCTCCGTTTGCACCAATAACTTGACCAGAAACCCATTTAGAATCATCGCTTGCTAAAAATAATGCGACTCTAGCAATATCTATAGGTTTTGCTAATCTGTTAAAAGCGTTCATAGAACTTAATTGTTCTATAAATTCTGTTGATTTTCCTTTTAAAAATAATTCGGTTTCAGTTGGTCCAGGAGCTAATGCATTTACAGAAATTCCTCTACCGATTTCTTTAGAAAACACACGTGATATTTGTTCTACGGCAGCTTTTGTTGCAGAATAAATGGCGTATGTTGGTAACATTAATTTTACGGTACTAGAAGAGATGTTAATGATATTACCATTATCAGCAAGTTTACTTTCCGCTTCTTGTAAAGTATTATACAAGCCTTTTACATTTACGTTAAAATGAGTGTCGAAATCTTGTTCGGTAATGTCTTTTAATTTTTTAGATTTCATAACACCTGCATTGTTAACTAGAACATCTATTTTGCCATAAACCTCAATGGTTTTATCAAATAGATGTGTTACTTCTTTTCTGACACTAACATCTGCTTTTATAGCTATTGCTTCCCCGCCGTTGGCGATTATTGTTTTTACGGTCTCATTCGCTTCAGCTTCACTACTAGAGTAATTTACAATTACTTTAGCTTTATTTTCTGCGAATAATATTGCCATCTCTTTTCCGATTCCTTTAGAAGAACCTGTAATAATAACTACTTTGTTTTTTAGTTTCATTTTTTTAATTTTTTATTAAAAGATACTATGTGGTATGTTTTTTATGAAAATAAATTAGACTTTAATTTTATTGATATAGGCAGATAAACCTAACGTGTATTGGTCAATAATTTCATCGTTGTCATATAGCTTTCGTATGCCTCTAATGCCTTCAAAAGCACTAATTAAATAAATAGCTGTAGCCTCACTGGAAATGGATTGCAAAATACTATTTTCATTTTTCCCTCTTTCAATTAAATGTATCAATGCAGATTTCCATTCCTCAATAATATTTTTTAAAGCAATTTGATAGATTTTTTCAGAGTCTCCAACTTCATTTATAAAGTTATTCATTGGGCAGCCAGATTGCTTTTCATCTAAAGGGAAAGATTTAATTCTCTCTAAAAAAGTCTGTTTTAAGAGATCAATGGCATTGCCAGAGTTGTAAAGTGGAGAGATCATTCCATCATAAACTCTTTTTTGAATTTTAAGCTTAATAACAGCAAGACCTAA encodes the following:
- a CDS encoding carboxypeptidase-like regulatory domain-containing protein, yielding MEKKLLTIFLFVITLPSLSQNNGTLISSRILDSLGIVKNANIINLNTNQGTFSSDSGRFQIYAKKGDTLRISSIQHITQKIKITPQIIENKALIIILKPNTYVLDAFELKRHDLIGRLAVDVKSIPTEEKYALLKSNMDFSNVDFSLKDHRIDANDRAKSKVVNTVANSYSGLNAAGLIGSLFSSKKFEKTQLLDAKLDRKKALGNKILLELGEDFFFEKLKIPKEKYYHFLDYCDYLDLDKIYNENKVLKLIEIFQKESVPYLEIIKEE
- a CDS encoding carboxypeptidase-like regulatory domain-containing protein, which produces MSKAITFLAFFISFLSLEAQEKRTNLTGKTVLDSLAIPDVHIINQNTSIGTITNTNGFFEIPVKVGDTLYYSHLKYIDKHIIITDKMLSTKRISIPLEEETVVLKEMVLEKQRSIFYQDPEILQNNGIVVDAKFLNLPYANVKAKKDKSIVKFQSGASVNLDNLINILNGNAKREKQLKEMALEDTELKKVRDYFTDDFFITDLKIEKIYINQFLNDCIDKNIIRIFKRENKLDVLKLLMRESKLFPKRIVDEELYLTNQ
- the pepE gene encoding dipeptidase PepE, with the protein product MKKMIIASTSTVHGSSYLEYLLPTLKTHFKEVKQLLFIPYARPSGISYDEYTTIAKNAFSNINIDVKGIHEFDNAKEAIQNSEAVFTGGGNTFELVNQLYKNDVLSTLKQVLDNGTPYLGTSAGSNICGINMKNTNDMPIVYPPSFTTLGCIPFNINAHYLDPIEGSTHMGETRETRIKEFHVFNETAVLGLREGSWLEVINDDIFLRGKLTARLFEQNKQPIELKSGGLIKF
- a CDS encoding SDR family oxidoreductase produces the protein MKLKNKVVIITGSSKGIGKEMAILFAENKAKVIVNYSSSEAEANETVKTIIANGGEAIAIKADVSVRKEVTHLFDKTIEVYGKIDVLVNNAGVMKSKKLKDITEQDFDTHFNVNVKGLYNTLQEAESKLADNGNIINISSSTVKLMLPTYAIYSATKAAVEQISRVFSKEIGRGISVNALAPGPTETELFLKGKSTEFIEQLSSMNAFNRLAKPIDIARVALFLASDDSKWVSGQVIGANGAMV
- a CDS encoding TetR/AcrR family transcriptional regulator, with protein sequence MLQKQKSEFTKQLILDESFKLFYKDGFKTTSVDKIMVKTQLTKGAFYHHYKNKKELGLAVIKLKIQKRVYDGMISPLYNSGNAIDLLKQTFLERIKSFPLDEKQSGCPMNNFINEVGDSEKIYQIALKNIIEEWKSALIHLIERGKNENSILQSISSEATAIYLISAFEGIRGIRKLYDNDEIIDQYTLGLSAYINKIKV